Within the Plectropomus leopardus isolate mb chromosome 15, YSFRI_Pleo_2.0, whole genome shotgun sequence genome, the region AAGGAGGGAAAACAGTACACCTCTCTGAACAGTGTCTGGGAGGCTGTGGTTGCTGCTGCACGTAATGTTGATCGTGAACAgatcaaaacactgacagaatccATGGATGGCAGGCTTTTGAGTGTCCTTGCAAAGAAAGGTGGCTATATTggtcactgatttgtttttgaatgtcagaaatgtatATGTGTGAATGTTGAGCTGTTATATTGGTTTCCctggtgaaaataaataattgaaatgggtatgtatttgttttttgttaagttgcctaATTATTATGCACAGTAATagtcacctgcacacacagatatcctcctaaaatagctaaaactaaaaaagccCCACTCCAacttccaaaaatattcagctttgaTATTAATGAGTCTTTTGGGTTCATTAAGAACATGGTTGTTgttcaataataaaattaatcctCAAAAATACAACTTGCCTAATAATTCTGCACTCCCTGTAGAAGATGTCGACCATGGTGTATCCACGGGAAGAGAAGCTGGAGAAGCTCTCTCAGGAGGAGATCATCTCCAACACGAAGTTGGTGATCCAGGGTCTCGAGGCCTTGAAGAATGAGCACAACTCCATCCTGCACAGCCTGCTGGAGACCATCAAGTGCCTGAAGAAGGATGAGGAGGCCAACTTGGTGCACGAGAAGTCCAACCTGCTCCGCAAGTCAGTGGAGATGATCGAACTGGGCCTGGGAGAAGCACAGGTAAGATTAGGTGGGGGGAATACAAGGAgggcaaaatgtattttcctacCTAACGAATATATATCGTTTGGAAACTAGAATGATTTTAGCAAAAAATTCAATGCTAAGTAAAATAGAGTAGGTTACAGTTCATATCACacttggcagaaaaaaaagcatgattcACAATGTAGTACATTTGGAGTATGTGTTGTTTAACCCACACAGTCAAAGCGCTTCTGCTTCCTCATTCTATACTAAGCTTGTGTGATGATCATGATTCATTCAGAATAAGCCCCGGTTTGTTCTCTCCCGCTTTGCCACTGCAACAGTTTGTCCTTGTTAAATGTCATTTCTCTTCAAATGCTGTCTATATCCCAGGTTATGATGGCCCTGTCCAACCACCTGAACGCGGTGGAGTCGGAGAAACAGAAGCTGCGTGCCCAGGTGAGGAGGCTTTGCCAGGAAAACCAGTGGCTGCGGGACGAGCTGGCCAACACCCAGCAGAAGCTGCAGAAGAGCGAGCAGAGCGTGGcccagctggaggaggagaagaagcaCCTGGAGTTCATGAACCAGCTCAAAAAATATGATGAAGATGTCTCACCCACTGTAAGTACTGAAAATGATTTCAAACACATCTGCAGTACTactttaattcattatttagCCTATGCAGTGAAATGGAGATGACTTTTAAGTTATTATAAGCAAAATTTTACCCAAATAGGATAGGAAATACAAATCCTGTGTTCTGAGCGGACtttgaacagtttttattttgactctGCCTTTAAAGGATTGATTTAACTCTAAAGGGCTGCGAACTGTCAATGATACCCgatacaggagagaaaacagctGAATGGTCTTCCAGGAATGAGCCTTTTAGGTCAGGTCCTCATTGATCTACCGGTCAAGATGAATCGCTGCATATTCCTTATTCGTTGTCACAAAAAGAGGCTGTAATAGCCTGTATCTGCTAGTTGTCTGTTGCAGGAATCCATCCTGCCAAGTCTCTGAAGGATCCTTATACTCGTGAAAGcagcttttccattttttttcagcttttaacAGGCAGAAATAACATTGATAGAACACTGATGTCACTGCTTTATGCGAACCTCATGGTTTCTAATGATCTATTTagaaatgaaaacacataagACGTGATTGACAGAGCAGATATGTGTGCTGTTGTAGACAAATCTTTTGATGAGCAGGGATGAGTCCAGTTTATCTGAATATGTggtatttttttgaaaagcctCCTGGGCTTAAATGTTTAGAAAGATAAAAACTATGTAACAGTGTTGCCAGATGGCTTTGTGATTCCCGCTGTTTGTTAGAAGGTCTGATTAGCAggtttgttttctcctctcagcaggaggagaaggacCGAGAAACACCGAAGGACTCCCTGGACGACCTCTTCCCCAATGATGAGGAGGAGCACGGCCAAGGAAGTAAGAACAACACAGTCAGAAACTCAACACAACATCAGGATTTTACTCAACCATTAGACTGTAAAACCTGATTATGTTGCATCACTATGATAGAGGAATTTGCTTTCAAAATTTTATAATCATCATTTAGCGTAGAGAGCTATTATTACATGTTTATCCAAACATATTTCAGAAcgaatgaaaacaaatgtttcttaCATTATTAGAACTGCAGTGAGTAAAACAATTGAGACTTTTAGAGCACAATGCAAATGTTTAATATGGTCAGAATGATATAGTGGATGTTAAACAGGGCTCTTTCTGATAATTTGTCTCAATTTTGTTCAAAGAATTCTGCAACATATTGTCAAAAAGCACACCTGCTTTGAATttgggaaaacatttttggtttgaAAATAGATCCGATTATCTGGTGTCACATCCCTCTTCGAGTAAATTAACCTGACGATGCATCTGTGTCCAGGACACTGTGTGAGATAATGTTGTGTCATGCCACTAAATACTAATTGAATTATTCCCGTAATCTAATTATTTCCTGAAACAACAGTGTtgtttgtatgtaaatgtaGTTATAATCAGGTCAGAGTTTTCTGCCTTTGACATCCAAGCTGACCTTTGCCCTGTTCCCTTGCACCCCACAGTGCAGCACCAACACAACAGCGCGGCCGTGGCTGCAGCCCAGCAGGGAGGCTACGAGATCCCAGCCCGCCTGAGAACCCTGCATAACCTGGTGATCCAGTATGCCTCCCAGGGCAGGTACGAGGTGGCCGTCCCCCTCTGCAAGCAGGCTTTGGAGGACTTGGAGAAGACTTCTGGACACGACCACCCCGATGTGGCAACCATGCTTAACATCCTGGCCTTGGTCTATAGGTCAGAAATGTCTCCACGTGGGAGCTTTTGCTGGTTCTACTGTTGCTTTCCTTTCTACTTTATACATAGAGCGAGAAACAGTCAGTCTCACCACGTTgtttcatctctttctctcattctcaGGGATCAGAACAAATACAAAGAGGCTGCTCATCTGCTGAACGATGCTCTGTCCATCCGTGAGAAAACCCTGGGCAAAGACCATCCAGCTGTAAGACTCAGCCATTGTCATGACAACCATATTTTCATGTTGACGTGCTTTGATAGACCAGATTCAGTCATCTGGTGTTAGTTCTCAACAGGGAGGCAATAACTACAGTCTACTGTATTTACTgttctctcagtctgtctctatggattttttttcaccattattaaagtatggattttttttttttacctctgccTGCAGGCTTTAGAGTAATCAATCACAACTGCTGAATGCCTGCACATACATCTAGCATGAACCAAACCACATTCTGTGCAGTTAGAATCTAATGACCAATGAGAAAACATTCAAGTATACTGCCTGTTAAAGTCCCTTTGTGAACAAATTTGTATAAATCGATTCACACCGTGGCACCACAACACCTCGCAAAGCCCAAAGGAAGCTATTAAAGCTCGGCGCTAGTCCCTGCAGCTCTGTAGGCTTTGTAGTTTGCCTCAAATTGTTACTCTTGTCACTCAGCGTGATCCTTGTCACAGAATAATGAAGCACAAAGGCAGGTTACTAGCATCTTGTGTCATCCAGGTGGCTTCgagctttttttaaagacaactcGATTGAACAGTACA harbors:
- the klc1b gene encoding kinesin light chain 1b isoform X6, whose translation is MSTMVYPREEKLEKLSQEEIISNTKLVIQGLEALKNEHNSILHSLLETIKCLKKDEEANLVHEKSNLLRKSVEMIELGLGEAQVMMALSNHLNAVESEKQKLRAQVRRLCQENQWLRDELANTQQKLQKSEQSVAQLEEEKKHLEFMNQLKKYDEDVSPTQEEKDRETPKDSLDDLFPNDEEEHGQGMQHQHNSAAVAAAQQGGYEIPARLRTLHNLVIQYASQGRYEVAVPLCKQALEDLEKTSGHDHPDVATMLNILALVYRDQNKYKEAAHLLNDALSIREKTLGKDHPAVAATLNNLAVLYGKRGKYKEAEPLCKRALEIREKVLGKDHPDVAKQLNNLALLCQNQGKYEEVEYYYCRALEIYESRLGPDDPNVAKTKNNLASCFLKQGKYKEAEILYKEILTRAHEKEFGSVDAENKPIWMHAEEREEMSKGKHRDNTPYGEYGGWYKACKVNSPTVNTTLRNLGALYRRQGKLEAAETLEECAVRSRKQSNTGIDPIHQTRVVEILKDTDGDRRRSRDSLSSVKYESGSETGEEA
- the klc1b gene encoding kinesin light chain 1b isoform X5 yields the protein MSTMVYPREEKLEKLSQEEIISNTKLVIQGLEALKNEHNSILHSLLETIKCLKKDEEANLVHEKSNLLRKSVEMIELGLGEAQVMMALSNHLNAVESEKQKLRAQVRRLCQENQWLRDELANTQQKLQKSEQSVAQLEEEKKHLEFMNQLKKYDEDVSPTQEEKDRETPKDSLDDLFPNDEEEHGQGMQHQHNSAAVAAAQQGGYEIPARLRTLHNLVIQYASQGRYEVAVPLCKQALEDLEKTSGHDHPDVATMLNILALVYRDQNKYKEAAHLLNDALSIREKTLGKDHPAVAATLNNLAVLYGKRGKYKEAEPLCKRALEIREKVLGKDHPDVAKQLNNLALLCQNQGKYEEVEYYYCRALEIYESRLGPDDPNVAKTKNNLASCFLKQGKYKEAEILYKEILTRAHEKEFGSVDAENKPIWMHAEEREEMSKGKHRDNTPYGEYGGWYKACKVNSPTVNTTLRNLGALYRRQGKLEAAETLEECAVRSRKQSNTGIDPIHQTRVVEILKDTDGDRRRSRDSLSSVKYESGSETGEEVSMGVEWNGA